In Euphorbia lathyris chromosome 2, ddEupLath1.1, whole genome shotgun sequence, the sequence tgtatttttttaaaactgtaTTTTTGTGACATGGGAGTGTTATGATATGCAATCATGAATCATTTTCATAAAGACACATGCTTTAGAATGGAGCACTAATTTTCCTTCTTGCCttttgtgtttgttttcttGGTACCATAAAAGAATCTTTGATAAtgctttttttttgaaaaatcttAGATCATTTATTCAGCACTAGGACTATCTATATATTATgcatttatttataataaaattcaaaaaattcggTTGAATTTATCATATTGATATACAGGATTGAGCCTAGATATCAAGAGCTATCAAGCAAGGACATACCAGAAGCTACAAAAGATGGAATAAAAGTAAGAGTAATAGCAGGAGAAGCATTAGGGGCTAAATCACCAGTCTACACAAGAACTCCAACAATGTACTTAGATTTCTACATGAAACCAGGAGCTCATCTTCAGCAGCCGATACCGATAAACTGGAACAGTTTCGTGTATGTTCTAGAAGGAGAAGGCGTGTTTGGGAGCAGAAAAAGTTCAGCAACATCAGCTCATAATCTTCTTCTGTTAGGGAAAGGAGATGGTTTAGAAGTATGGAACAAGCCATCATCTAAGGGTGGTTTGAGGTTCATATTAGTTGGAGGTGAACCAATTGGTGAACCAGTGGCTCAATTGGGTCCTTTTGTTATGAATAGTGAACAAGAGATTGATCAAACTGTTGAagattttgaaaattttgttAATGGTTTTGAGAAAGCTAGACATTGGACTTCTCAATCTGATGCTTCTTCTACTCTTCattaatttttagataattGATTTTGGGTAACACATTTTTATTTATCAATATTCTCGGAAGCTTCTGTATATTTGTTTTGTTGTATATCAGTTTGTAGTacaataattaattcaatatattcctttaaaaaaattaattcaaattatCACACAAACTTTTACATATGTAAAtctaattcattaattaaagtaaATCCTCAATTCATtattcattatttattattttcaatttaactttaatatataaaattttaatgggTCCTGATATTTACAGCCCTAAGGGCTgtaaataagaaccttaaaattCTTATTATTAGTGCTATTTTTGTTTTCCAATACCTAAAATTTGTTGATACTTTAAtacttaaatatttaaatacatttatcataatatattgttatatttccaatacaattaattctcttttttattgaaaatataagAAAACACATGGATAATTAATGCTTATATACAACCCTTAGggttgtatatatcatttgccaattttaatcaatcaaaattataacaattaaaaaaataaataaataatactatattgatttctcaaaaaaaaaaaaaaaatactatgtTGAAAAACACATCGAATTATATCCCTAATTGATCAATCAGATAACCTTGAAGCGGTCAAGTTGATCTCGGGGAATAATGCTATCTGCCTAAGtagccaaaatttaatcaaaggaattagaaggatttgctcttcctttgatcgTCTTAGCTTCAGCCATATTTATAGGAAGCAAAACCGGGTTGCAGACCGACTCGCGCTTGAAGGTCATACAAGC encodes:
- the LOC136219154 gene encoding pirin-like protein encodes the protein MPEILNSCILFQEPRQVVRKFLARPQNEGVGAIVRRSIGRFELRYFDPFLLLDEFSVSAPAGFPDHPHRGFETVTYMLQGGVTHEDFEGHKGTISAGDVQWMTAGRGIVHSEMPASQGTQKGLQLWINLSSKYKMIEPRYQELSSKDIPEATKDGIKVRVIAGEALGAKSPVYTRTPTMYLDFYMKPGAHLQQPIPINWNSFVYVLEGEGVFGSRKSSATSAHNLLLLGKGDGLEVWNKPSSKGGLRFILVGGEPIGEPVAQLGPFVMNSEQEIDQTVEDFENFVNGFEKARHWTSQSDASSTLH